The nucleotide sequence TATTAATTATATTATGAACTAAATAACAATTACAATCGTAACTACCCAACGGAATTCTATAAACATTAATATCTCTCACAATTTTACCTCCAAAATAGAATAATCAACAATTTATAATATATCTATTCAAGTTAATTAATATTTGTATTTGGTCTAAATACATTATATACTCCCTTAACACTTTTCAAAGATGATATAAGTTTATCAAGTTTTTCTCTTGAATCAATATTAATCCTAATATCTATTCTGGATATCTCAGAATCAAGTTCCCTAAAATTAATACTTCTAATATAAATATTAAAACTTTTAACAAATTTTGAAACATCTTCAATAATAGATGACTTCACATTCCTAAAGGTTACACATATATCTACATCATATTTTCTATTAGCAATATTATACCAATCTAAATCTATGAGTCTCTCTTTATCTGAACATTTAATTATGTTTTTACAGTCACTCCTATGCACAGTTATACCTTTACCTCTAGTTATAAATCCTAATATTTCATCTCCACAAACCGGAGTACAACATTTAGCAAATTTGATTAATAAATTACTCTGACCTTCTATCAATATTTCATCTTTATAGCTAGATTTGCATGAATTATATTTTTTATATATTATATTATATTCTTTTTTATCATTTTTCTTATCTATAATATTTTCTGATAATAATTCAGATATCTTAGACAATACAAGATTAAAAGTTATATTACCTATGCCCAAATTAAAATATAATTCGTCTAAACTAGATAAAGATAAAATCTTTAATAATTTACTAATAAGTACATCATTTAATCGTATAGATCTTTTTTTACACTCTTTTTCAAATAAATATTTTCCCCTGTAAACATTGTCTTCTTTAGTTATTCTATTAAACCATTGACGTATTTTACTTTTAGTATGATTGCTCTTAACAAATCCTAACCAATCTATACTTGGACCTTTTATCTGTTTAGATGTAATAATTTCAACGATATTACCTGTTTCTAATATATGATCTAAAGTAACAATTTTATTATTAACTCTAGCTCCTTCACATCTATACCCTACATCTGTATGAATCCTAAAAGCAAAATCTACGGGTGTAGATCCAATAGGTAATGCTATAACTTTACCTTTAGGAGTGAAAACGAATATTTCTTGAAATATCAAATCAGTTTTAAAATTTTCCATAGCTTCTGTTGGGTTTTTTGTTTCAGTAAGCCACTCTACAACTTCTCTAATCCATACAAATTTTTCATCAAAACGATCTTTTGTATCTGTTTGCTCTTTATATTTAAAATGAGCTGCTATTCCTAATTCTGCAACTTTATGCATTTTTTTTGTTCTGATTTGTATTTCAAAAGGTTTTCCGCCTTTTGTAAGTACTGTAGTATGAAGAGATTGATAATTATTCGACTTAGGCATCGCTATATAATCCTTAAATTTATTAGAAATTGGATTATATTTTTCATGTGCTAATCCTAAAGCCACATAACAATCTTTTATACTGTCAACAATAACTCTTATGGCTATCAAATCAAAAATTTCATCTATAGTTTTATTCTTCTGAATTAATTTTTTATATATGCTATACAAATGTTTAGGTCTGCCCTCAATAACAGCATTTACATCAGATTGATTTAAAACTTCTTTAAACTCTTTTATTATTTCATTAGTTAATTTTTCCCTATCATCCCTTTTTTCAGAAACCAATTTAGCTATTCGATAATATTCATCCGGATTCAAATATCTAAAAGATAAATCTTCTAATTCCCACTTTATCTTACTTATTCCAAGTCTATGAGCTAATGGTACAAATATATTTAATGTTTCCTTAGACTTTTCTTGCTGTTTATACTCAGATAAATATTTTAGGGTTCTCATATTATGTAGTCTATCTGCTAATTTAATTAAAATAACCCTAATATCTTTTGTCATAGCCATCAGCATTTTTCTAATATTGTCAGCCTGAGCTTCCTCTTTTGTTTTATAATTTATTTTATCTAATTTGGAAACCCCTTCAACTAAGATAGCAACTTCTTCACCAAAAGTTGCTGATATATCCGAATACGTAAACTCAGTATCCTCAATAACATCATGTAAAAGACCACCTATTATAGTATTTACATCTAAATTCATCTCTGATAAAATGTACGCAACTTCAAGAGGATGCACTATATAAGGTTCACCATCTATTCTTTTTTGATTTATGTGCGCATTAAAAGCAAAATTAAATGCTGTTATTATTAACTCTCTATTTTCACTACTTAATCTACTTATTATAAACTCTAGTTTTTGATACATAACAACCCCTTGAAAATATAGTAATTTAGGGAGATCAAATATTATTGAAACTCCCTTAAAACATATATTAAATTATAAAATTTGTATTTGAATAATTATAATACATATAATTCAAAATTACAACTACACATCATATTTTACAAATGAATTAACATTATAATCTTTCAAAACATCTCTTCCACCAATTTTTTCTAGTTCTATAACAAAATCTAATTCTACAACTTTGCCCCCGGCTTTCTCTACTAGATCTGCCACAGCTTTAATTGTTCCACCTGTGGCTAATAAATCATCAATTATAGCAACTCTTGGATTATTTTCAAATGCATCTTTATGTATCTCTAATGTATCTTTCCCATACTCTAAGCCATAACTTACCTCTATAGTCTTACCAGGCAATTTACCCTTTTTCCTTACAGGTACAAACCCAATTCCTAAAGCATACGCAACAGGCATTCCAAATATAAATCCTCTAGCTTCTGGTGCAACTATCAAATCTATATTTTTATTTTTCAAATTATCAACAATTAAATCTATAGTATATTTTAGTGTTTTCCCATCCCGTATAAGAGTTGTTATATCTTTAAAGCTTATTCCTTTTTTAGGGAAATCTTCAATAATTTCTATACTTCTTTTTAAATCCATGATTTTTCCTCCATTTTATAATTCACCTCTTTAATCAAATATTTACATATTTGATTAGCCTTCAAAGAATTTGATACTGTAAGTAATTCAACTATTAATTTTGCATTTGTAATCTTATTTTTATTTATATATTCCGGATCAATAAAATTAATTAATTCATTAATAGTTATATTATTAGAGCAAGTTTTAACAAGCTCACATAATCCATAATTCTTAGTATTTTTCAAAAAATAAGATCCTTCTTTTAAAAGCTTATAATTCTCACCATACACTTTAACATTATCATTAAATAAACTTATAAAAACTAAATCTAAAAACTTGACCATACTCTTTAAATTATAAAATCTACTAATACCTTCTAAAATTTTATAAGTTAATGCTGGTAACGTTAAATCTTTAAATGAATATATACAATCATCTGAATATGGATTTATCAATATATATCTTGAAGAATTTAATATATCTGTTTCTTTATTTGAAATATTTATAACTTTTATAGATAAATCTTTATCTATAATTTTATTTAATGAAAACACTATGTCTATCCTCATAAATTCAACATGATCGTTAAACTGTTTCTCATCAAACTCTTGTGTATCATCGTAAATATAATGATATACATTTAATTTCAAATATCGTAATGCTAATATTAAAATGGATGTAGATAATACGCCATCCAATGTTCCTGGAGCATAAATTAATATATTAGTATGTTTACTGATCAAATCATCAATTATATCAATTACTTCTTTTATACCATTAATTTTAAAAGGATTATAATTATCACCAATATATCCCTTTTCAAAAACAAAATCACGATAATTTTCCATAAATATAATCCTCCAAATCACTAGAAAAACAAGTTCAATTATAATTTACAATGTTAATTTTTACAATATATTTAACAAAAATAATAGATAGATTATCGACTATCAAATAATCTATCTACAATTTAACATTTATTTATTTAATTTTCTATTTCCTTTAGAAGCCAACATTACCCATAACGGTGTAGCAATAAAGATAGACGAATATGTGCCTGAAATTATTCCAATTAATATGGGAAATGAAAATTCCCTTACACTAGGTACAAAAATATAAACACAAAGCACTATGATAATAGTTGTAACAGATGTATTAATACATCTAACTAAACTTTGCTTTATACTCAAATTTGCAATATAGTCATTAGATTTTCCTGTATGCAATTTCCTATTTTCTCTTATTCTATCAAATATAACTATAGTGTCATTAATTGAATATCCAACTATCGTTAATACTGATGCTATAAATGGAGAATTTATCGGAACCATAAATATAGAATATGCACTTAATGTTATCAAAACATCATGTATCAATGCTATTATTGCAGCGATACCAAAATAAATTTCAAATCTAATAATTATATAAATAAGCATTCCTAATGTGGCTATTGCCAGGGCTATCAAAGCTCTTAAAGTAAGTTCTTTTCCTATTGATCCACTTATTTCAGTTTGATGTAATAAATTTGAATCCTCTAATGAATATTTTGTTTTAAGTTCATTAAAAAAACTAACAACTTTATCAGTTTCAAAA is from Candidatus Arthromitus sp. SFB-rat-Yit and encodes:
- a CDS encoding RelA/SpoT family protein, encoding MYQKLEFIISRLSSENRELIITAFNFAFNAHINQKRIDGEPYIVHPLEVAYILSEMNLDVNTIIGGLLHDVIEDTEFTYSDISATFGEEVAILVEGVSKLDKINYKTKEEAQADNIRKMLMAMTKDIRVILIKLADRLHNMRTLKYLSEYKQQEKSKETLNIFVPLAHRLGISKIKWELEDLSFRYLNPDEYYRIAKLVSEKRDDREKLTNEIIKEFKEVLNQSDVNAVIEGRPKHLYSIYKKLIQKNKTIDEIFDLIAIRVIVDSIKDCYVALGLAHEKYNPISNKFKDYIAMPKSNNYQSLHTTVLTKGGKPFEIQIRTKKMHKVAELGIAAHFKYKEQTDTKDRFDEKFVWIREVVEWLTETKNPTEAMENFKTDLIFQEIFVFTPKGKVIALPIGSTPVDFAFRIHTDVGYRCEGARVNNKIVTLDHILETGNIVEIITSKQIKGPSIDWLGFVKSNHTKSKIRQWFNRITKEDNVYRGKYLFEKECKKRSIRLNDVLISKLLKILSLSSLDELYFNLGIGNITFNLVLSKISELLSENIIDKKNDKKEYNIIYKKYNSCKSSYKDEILIEGQSNLLIKFAKCCTPVCGDEILGFITRGKGITVHRSDCKNIIKCSDKERLIDLDWYNIANRKYDVDICVTFRNVKSSIIEDVSKFVKSFNIYIRSINFRELDSEISRIDIRINIDSREKLDKLISSLKSVKGVYNVFRPNTNIN
- a CDS encoding adenine phosphoribosyltransferase — translated: MDLKRSIEIIEDFPKKGISFKDITTLIRDGKTLKYTIDLIVDNLKNKNIDLIVAPEARGFIFGMPVAYALGIGFVPVRKKGKLPGKTIEVSYGLEYGKDTLEIHKDAFENNPRVAIIDDLLATGGTIKAVADLVEKAGGKVVELDFVIELEKIGGRDVLKDYNVNSFVKYDV
- a CDS encoding DHH family phosphoesterase; the protein is MENYRDFVFEKGYIGDNYNPFKINGIKEVIDIIDDLISKHTNILIYAPGTLDGVLSTSILILALRYLKLNVYHYIYDDTQEFDEKQFNDHVEFMRIDIVFSLNKIIDKDLSIKVINISNKETDILNSSRYILINPYSDDCIYSFKDLTLPALTYKILEGISRFYNLKSMVKFLDLVFISLFNDNVKVYGENYKLLKEGSYFLKNTKNYGLCELVKTCSNNITINELINFIDPEYINKNKITNAKLIVELLTVSNSLKANQICKYLIKEVNYKMEEKSWI
- the secF gene encoding protein translocase subunit SecF, translating into MNIMKKYKIWFSISIITVLIGVAMFFYRGINIGIDFVGGTTVLIDIGKEFDKSEVDEILAKYSQDAVSKKINGTQVEVRSKNFETDKVVSFFNELKTKYSLEDSNLLHQTEISGSIGKELTLRALIALAIATLGMLIYIIIRFEIYFGIAAIIALIHDVLITLSAYSIFMVPINSPFIASVLTIVGYSINDTIVIFDRIRENRKLHTGKSNDYIANLSIKQSLVRCINTSVTTIIIVLCVYIFVPSVREFSFPILIGIISGTYSSIFIATPLWVMLASKGNRKLNK